Below is a window of Agrobacterium vitis DNA.
TAATCTTGCTGACCAAGCCCAGTGCAGGTGCCATGCTTGATCCATTCGTGCCGCTCCAATGATGACTGTGTGCCGGGCATGACCCGGTCCAGCGCCTGACGAGTGGAGGCAGACAGTGTCACTTCCGGCAGATCGGTCCAGCGGCTTTTCTTGTCGGCATCGATATCGGCCTGATCAACACCGCAATAGTTCTGGCGCATCGGCCAAAGACCATGCAGGGTAAAATGGCTGGCATCATAGCGGTCCGCCGTCTGGCTCTTGCATTCCGGCTTGTCCGGCTTGGTTTCGCAAAAGCCCGGCTGCCAACTGACGGCCAGAATGCTGGTCGTCCTGCCTTTTTCTGCTGCGAAAGACGGATGACCGGCCAAAAAGACCGCCGCAGCCAGACCCAGATAGTGAAAATGCTTCATGATGCTCTCTCTCCGAATCGCTTAAGGTCTTCATGGAACGGTTGAAACAGGCTTGCAACCTTGAATAACGGTATGAACCTGCCTTTCAGCAATTGCACTTGGCAGCAAAATCACGTCATTTTTCGGGGCGGGCCGGTTTTCGGGGCAGAACGAGTTGAGACTCGCGATATACCATTCGCGTTCGGCACTATCGGGAGGACAGCATGTTTGACGAAACGCTTTACCTGCAAAGGCCGGATGGTGCCCGGATCGCCTACCATCATCATCAGGCAGACAATGACGGCAAGGCCATTCTGCTCGTCAATCACGGGCTGATCGAACATTCGCGTCGCTATCGCCGCTTTGCCGCCTTCATGGCCGCTTCGGGCTTTCACGTTTACGCCCACGACCACCGTGGACATGGAGAAACCCAGGCGCCGAATGCGCCGCTTGGCCGCTTTGCGCGAAAGGATGGCGTTTCGCTGGTGATCGAAGATGCCAAGGCAATCCGCGACCTGGCCATTGCCAACCATCCAGGCCTGCCGGTTCTGCTGTTTGGTCATTCCATGGGCGGGCTGATCGCGCTGCGCACCGCCACGGAGTTCCCGGAAAGCTTTCAGGCGCTGGCGGTGTGGAATTCCAATTTCAACAACGGCATCGAGACCCGGTTCGCCCGGCTGGTTCTGAAGATCGAGCGGGCCTTGAAAGGCTCTGACGTGCCAAGCCTGCTGATGGCCAAGGCCACCTTCGAGGCCTGGGGCAAGTCCGTACCCGGCCGGCGCACTCTGTTCGATTGGCTGAGCCGCGATGACGCGGAAGTCGATCTCTATGCCAATGATCCGCTCTGCCGGTTTCAGGCCAGCAATTCCCTATGGATGGACGTGCTTGACCTGACGGCGCAAACCGCCACCCTGCCCCGCCTTGCCCGGTTGCGGACCGACCTGCCC
It encodes the following:
- a CDS encoding ribonuclease T2 family protein translates to MKHFHYLGLAAAVFLAGHPSFAAEKGRTTSILAVSWQPGFCETKPDKPECKSQTADRYDASHFTLHGLWPMRQNYCGVDQADIDADKKSRWTDLPEVTLSASTRQALDRVMPGTQSSLERHEWIKHGTCTGLGQQDYFAEAIALIETLNGSAVNGLFAANVGKTVTQEDVQTAFDASFGTGAGRRVKMSCEQDGNRRIVTELTIGLGDGDAGTPLQERIQAAGSTKFDCNQGIVDPVGLQ
- a CDS encoding alpha/beta hydrolase, whose translation is MFDETLYLQRPDGARIAYHHHQADNDGKAILLVNHGLIEHSRRYRRFAAFMAASGFHVYAHDHRGHGETQAPNAPLGRFARKDGVSLVIEDAKAIRDLAIANHPGLPVLLFGHSMGGLIALRTATEFPESFQALAVWNSNFNNGIETRFARLVLKIERALKGSDVPSLLMAKATFEAWGKSVPGRRTLFDWLSRDDAEVDLYANDPLCRFQASNSLWMDVLDLTAQTATLPRLARLRTDLPIHLVGGGQDPATKGGEATRALDHRLRQSGLTDVTLTLYPAMRHETLNEIGRDEAMAAFRDWARTALGLETVHSGLE